In Mercenaria mercenaria strain notata chromosome 14, MADL_Memer_1, whole genome shotgun sequence, the following are encoded in one genomic region:
- the LOC123527475 gene encoding uncharacterized protein LOC123527475 isoform X3, which translates to MASEDMEKDLYKNWVRGAKGLEYLQEGLQDFVGDKVQLCRNQSLQKIINGLPTGSVRQCNQCTSQNLLPEHAKKKNACNRNTCTENIPYNCFGSKPKDRRKCKKKICSKLYDEIVLDHSSRDPLWKNTDPSTWCSDPLGWSFGKCFQTTTGSGSSACTTDAAGLLSILINNTTIQNNWLACNDMSSKITCPFNRARDIRNAIMHSSKLELDEPVLGYYLDTFMTVLQDAKCLLNYNGSKQAVDKLLQLKNHQINISLKDETRLVQNRKEALSELKEMTAEGLREIDERIVAAKTKLEEANRVAELNIRDKTKAALSELGKRKAERLCEIEKTEIRATLNFIVEKVSALSDIEQAKKGAEQDVNERTKAAMSELEQARKGAAQDVKKITKDALSELEEAKKSVQECTKVSLSELEGARKGAETSTGLTPHLSAAEDAYLKRKTDLRDDLVTFYKDTHSSIPLSPLFEEHDTPLVDFYVLPQMNSIEVQNLFPEGREIKTPVKLSDMFKSGNKWSREIYLIAEAGLGKTAFSKYLAVTWCQAHRPEKEFEKYFPEDAIDVMREFDFLFLVFLRDSSEGCSIDNLIVNQIVQNLSLSCTMTVSSLQEILHRERCLVILDALDEWTHPGEKCVKVPTKNNPSS; encoded by the exons ATGGCCTCGGAAGACATGGAAAAggatctgtataaaaattggGTCCGCGGTGCAAAGGGTTTGGAGTACTTACAGGAAGGACTTCAAGACTTTGTTGGAGATAAAGTGCAGCTTTGTCGTAACCAATccttacaaaaaataataaatggctTGCCGACAGGATCGGTGCGTCAGTGCAATCAGTGTACGTCTCAAAATCTTTTGCCTGAACACGCGAAAAAGAAGAACGCCTGTAACAGAAACACATGCACAGAAAATATCCCATATAACTGCTTTGGTAGTAAACCAAAGGATCGtagaaaatgtaagaaaaaaatatgcaGTAAATTATATGATGAAATCGTACTTGACCATTCCTCGAGAGATCCGCTGTGGAAGAACACAGATCCAAGTACGTGGTGTTCAGATCCTCTCGGATGGAGCTTCGGAAAATGTTTCCAAACAACAACAGGGTCGGGTTCATCAGCATGCACAACAGATGCTGCCGGACTCCTTAGCATTCTTATCAATAACACAACGATACAGAACAACTGGCTGGCGTGCAATGACATGTCTTCAAAAATAACGTGCCCTTTTAACAGG GCAAGAGACATTCGTAATGCAATTATGCATAGTTCAAAACTCGAACTTGATGAACCAGTTTTAGGCTATTATCTAGATACATTCATGACAGTCCTTCAAGATGCAAAATGTCTACTAAACTACAATGGATCAAAACAAGCTGTTGATAAACTGTTACAG CTGAAAAATCATCAGATCAATATAAGCCTGAAGGATGAAACAAGACTTGTACAAAATCGGAAAGAGGCCTTGTCTGAACTAAAGGAAATGACAGCAGAGGGACTACGCGAAATTGACGAAAGAATTGTAGCTGCAAAGACTAAATTAGAAGAAGCAAATAGAGTAGCGGAACTGAACATAAGGGATAAAACAAAAGCTGCTTTGTCTGAATTAGGGAAAAGGAAAGcagagagactgtgcgagattgAAAAGACTGAAATTAGAGCTACACTCAACTTTATAGTGGAGAAAGTGAGTGCCTTGTCAGATATAGAACAAGCAAAGAAGGGAGCTGAACAGGACGTTAATGAAAGAACGAAAGCTGCCATGTCTGAATTAGAACAGGCAAGGAAAGGGGCTGCACAGGATGTCAAAAAAATTACAAAGGATGCCTTGTCTGAATTAGAAGAAGCAAAGAAAAGTGTTCAAGAATGCACAAAAGTGTCATTGTCTGAATTGGAAGGAGCACGAAAag GCGCAGAGACAAGTACTGGATTAACTCCACATTTATCAGCAGCGGAAGATGCGTATCTTAAACGGAAAACAG ACCTGAGAGACGATTTGGTAACATTCTACAAAGACACGCACAGTTCTATACCACTTTCACCGCTGTTTGAAGAGCACGACACTCCCCTGGTAGATTTTTACGTTTTGCCACAAATGAATTCCATTGAAGTGCAGAACTTGTTTCCGGAAGGGAGAGAGATCAAAACTCCAGTCAAATTGTCCGACATGTTCAAGTCGGGAAACAAATGGagtcgtgaaatatatttaattgctGAAGCCggtttggggaaaactgcattttCGAAATACCTTGCTGTAACGTGGTGCCAGGCTCATCGTCCAGAAAaggaatttgaaaaatatttcccaGAAGATGCAATAGATGTAATGCGCGAATTCGACTTTTTATTTCTGGTGTTTTTACGGGATTCTTCTGAGGGTTGCAGTATTGATAATTTGATAGTAAATCAAATTGTGCAAAATTTATCTCTCTCATGCACTATGACAGTAAGTTCCCTACAGGAGATCCTACATCGTGAAAGATGTTTAGTAATCTTAGATGCACTCGACGAGTGGACCCATCCTGGAGAAAAATGTGTAAAAGTACCTACCAAAAACAATCCCTCATCGTAA
- the LOC123538925 gene encoding uncharacterized protein LOC123538925 has translation MYLICLWCDDLPLGKSKSELYTNIIELLLSRTVRKLHLGLEITSESSQSDIPQFWSKHVHCKKYYALLKALGQLAFETLFSKQRESTLVFSQSVTERFLNKDDLKLDLCLLSGILTKSKEVKLTSESYKVSFSHKTVQEYFCALYICCQSEIDVEKFVLHRFKSVQNILDMSTVFIFISGMNAEIMSSISRELMSVISEDQITRTYRSMTYYDSRYVNPLKDIQNMYISCLKENTDNTSLCFQDFIIDKECQQENHFLNLKQLVIHNKSNIMSLSIKIEGIRCLRELIDQCELDDLHSVKKIYYRGECTKEAEIIRLLTNKSLECVTVVSSTWQGKYFIVKRSSCSSELSKTFQNISQLRAIYINSFKMEHDVLKEFVNYIINRKSMAEIRLYRLHCVTHDISCGEMNLDFSQHSDLRTLGLSDIPVSQLKVNVSSLEECAVGYLSKLGLFTLLLRELPAASKLHTFRCNALKSSGDIETLLQTLPLLVPVKEVWLVDINVGERSLSLSPEMVNLQLVFLSKVTMSGSSLRNLVKVVEKLLHSVTVEMLACNITPETEFADVKKYIKTSENFVVTFDGITQYGMYKYVFLFQTTEAGSRVH, from the coding sequence ATGTATCTCATTTGTTTATGGTGTGACGATCTTCCTCTAGGAAAGTCAAAGAGTGAACTATATACAAACATTATTGAACTCCTGCTCTCAAGAACAGTTAGAAAATTACACCTAGGACTAGAAATAACGAGCGAATCATCCCAGAGTGATATCCCACAATTCTGGAGTAAACACGTACATTGTAAGAAATATTACGCGCTTCTAAAAGCTTTAGGACAATTGGCATTTGAAACATTATTCAGTAAACAACGTGAAAGCACGCTAGTATTTAGTCAGTCAGTCACTGAAAGGTTTTTAAACAAAGACGATTTGAAGTTAGATCTATGTCTTCTCTCAGGAATATTAACAAAAAGTAAGGAAGTGAAATTAACCAGTGAAAGTTATAAAGTTTCGTTTTCCCACAAAACAGTACAGGAATATTTCTGTGCACTGTACATTTGCTGCCAAAGTGAAATTGATGTCGAAAAATTTGTGTTACATAGATTCAAGAGTGTACAAAATATTCTTGATATGTCGACAGTGTTTATTTTTATCAGTGGAATGAATGCAGAAATCATGTCTTCGATATCACGCGAATTAATGTCTGTAATCAGTGAAGATCAAATAACGAGAACATACAGATCAATGACATACTACGATTCCAGGTACGTTAATcctctgaaagacatacaaaacatgtacatttcttgtttgaaagaaaacacGGACAACACTTCTCTTTGTTTCCAGGATTTTATCATCGATAAAGAATGTCAACAAGAAAATCACTTCTTGAATTTAAAACAGCTGGTGATACacaataaaagtaatattatGTCATTAAGTATCAAAATAGAAGGCATTCGTTGTTTACGTGAACTTATCGATCAGTGTGAACTTGATGACCTGCACAGTGTCAAGAAAATATACTACCGAGGAGAATGTACTAAGGAAGCGGAAATTATTCGGTTGTTGACAAACAAGTCGTTGGAATGTGTAACTGTTGTATCAAGTACATGGCAAGGTAAATACTTTATAGTCAAACGTAGTTCTTGTTCCAGTGAACTGTCTAAAACATTTCAGAATATTTCTCAGTTACGAGCAATTTATATCAATTCTTTCAAGATGGAGCACGATGTGCTGAAGGAGTTTgtgaattatattataaacagaaaatcaATGGCGGAGATTAGATTGTACAGATTACACTGTGTCACACACGATATTTCCTGCGGAGAAATGAATTTGGACTTTTCCCAGCATTCAGATCTAAGGACGTTAGGATTGAGCGATATACCTGTGTCACAATTAAAAGTGAATGTATCGTCGTTAGAGGAATGTGCTGTTGGATATTTATCTAAACTCGGTCTGTTCACGTTATTGCTGAGAGAGCTGCCAGCAGCCAGTAAACTACACACATTTAGGTGTAATGCTCTAAAATCTTCCGGTGACATTGAAACATTGTTGCAGACATTACCATTGTTAGTTCCAGTGAAAGAAGTTTGGTTGGTGGATATCAACGTAGGTGAAAGGTCACTGTCCCTTTCACCGGAAATGGTGAATCTACAGCTTGTTTTCTTGTCTAAGGTAACAATGTCTGGTTCATCATTACGTAATCTAGTTAAGGTAGTAGAGAAACTTCTACACTCAGTGACAGTAGAAATGCTAGCTTGTAATATAACACCGGAAACAGAATTTGCAGacgttaaaaaatatataaaaacatcgGAGAATTTCGTGGTCACGTTTGATGGAATCACTCAGTACGGCATGTACAAGTACgtgtttttgtttcaaacaacTGAAGCTGGAAGTCGAGTACATTAA